The Pirellulales bacterium genome includes a window with the following:
- a CDS encoding ankyrin repeat domain-containing protein: MAARKKATAGKNKAAAALARAVDRCDPDGIRQAVAEGASLTYVPETSMSPLMAALSKVEDAEWKECAELLIELGCPVDGVNNDPPIVHCVDEDFDEPDALEMVELLLAHGADVNAADSYGNTALFRCVVDNRVELVRFLLAHGADPNIKHERLGMSSVAWVCKRYEDKDKTELRQRAQYADLLGLLTGEAVEKPKAATLSPALAAENERFRRCVTARRLLPLLDANLSIRRKKSAPFEKRRWYRDWRQQLLDTGFEFAQHFDLGLSDKSAFTNSHLGFDALLSGDAKGRCEIIAYHRDYTTTTVASFADAVGGEFAPPSRDMKEFKGASPAELVDHLKELVRGKEMMRVDASSFASRYTEALNRVAHETGERALEVLKTPTIFIDGMPARFERLGCYFDFVGAGWKDPGFSSQNWVRDWRDEFAKANTDPPDSTDYALDAAMKLVAMSHFQFASAPEASEFLAAASDAALAHFQAIAEAGKDCVEAAPWFQFRALLRGLLLCALAGRWETFKQVCNLVQPKLASAKTAGEEDLEFAAVLLLLVSSYRDRALKNAATLEQEVAKRLAKPPRLLLDLWRAIAAGQSAEVERSLQSSLAHFMELRGDKIVPAQRLPHKKWNDLFSFIALPESLFYLAARHRGLHLSPLPTRFADMLVTPETTRVT; this comes from the coding sequence ATGGCTGCACGCAAGAAAGCAACCGCGGGCAAAAACAAGGCCGCCGCCGCCCTGGCCAGGGCCGTCGACCGGTGCGATCCCGACGGCATCCGCCAGGCCGTCGCCGAGGGTGCGTCGCTGACGTACGTGCCCGAAACCTCGATGTCGCCGTTGATGGCGGCGCTCTCAAAAGTTGAGGACGCAGAGTGGAAAGAGTGCGCCGAACTGCTGATCGAGCTGGGTTGCCCTGTCGATGGAGTGAACAACGATCCGCCGATCGTCCATTGTGTTGACGAAGACTTCGACGAACCGGACGCGCTGGAGATGGTGGAACTGCTGCTGGCGCACGGCGCAGATGTCAACGCCGCCGATAGCTACGGAAACACGGCCCTTTTCCGTTGCGTTGTCGACAACCGAGTCGAACTTGTCCGGTTCCTATTGGCGCACGGCGCCGATCCGAACATCAAGCACGAAAGGCTCGGCATGTCGTCCGTCGCCTGGGTGTGCAAAAGATACGAAGATAAGGATAAGACGGAGCTGCGCCAACGCGCCCAATATGCCGACCTTTTGGGCTTGCTGACGGGCGAAGCGGTGGAGAAGCCGAAAGCGGCGACGTTAAGCCCCGCGCTGGCGGCGGAAAACGAACGGTTCCGCAGGTGCGTTACCGCCCGCCGCCTGCTTCCGCTGCTGGACGCGAACCTCAGCATTCGCCGCAAAAAGTCGGCGCCGTTCGAGAAGCGGCGTTGGTATCGCGATTGGCGGCAGCAACTTCTCGACACGGGCTTCGAGTTCGCGCAGCATTTTGACCTCGGACTTTCCGACAAGAGCGCCTTTACCAACTCCCACCTGGGCTTCGACGCACTGCTTTCGGGGGATGCAAAGGGCCGCTGTGAGATCATTGCCTACCATCGCGATTATACGACGACGACCGTCGCGAGCTTCGCGGACGCGGTTGGCGGGGAGTTCGCCCCGCCATCGCGCGACATGAAGGAGTTCAAGGGAGCGTCGCCCGCGGAGTTAGTCGATCACTTGAAGGAGCTAGTGCGCGGAAAAGAGATGATGCGCGTCGATGCCTCATCATTCGCGTCGCGTTACACGGAGGCATTGAACCGTGTCGCGCACGAAACCGGCGAGCGGGCGCTCGAAGTGCTCAAGACGCCAACCATTTTCATCGATGGGATGCCCGCCCGGTTCGAGCGCCTCGGGTGTTATTTCGACTTCGTGGGCGCGGGCTGGAAAGACCCTGGCTTCTCGAGCCAAAACTGGGTGCGAGACTGGCGGGACGAATTTGCCAAAGCGAACACCGATCCGCCGGACAGCACCGACTACGCTCTCGACGCCGCGATGAAACTGGTGGCGATGAGTCATTTCCAGTTCGCCTCGGCGCCGGAAGCTAGCGAGTTCTTAGCGGCCGCGAGCGACGCGGCGCTGGCTCACTTTCAGGCGATCGCTGAAGCGGGCAAGGACTGCGTTGAAGCCGCGCCGTGGTTTCAGTTCCGGGCGCTGCTGCGAGGATTGCTCCTGTGCGCCCTTGCCGGCCGCTGGGAAACCTTCAAGCAGGTTTGCAACCTCGTTCAGCCGAAGCTGGCTTCGGCGAAAACGGCCGGTGAGGAAGACCTCGAATTCGCTGCGGTATTGCTGCTGCTCGTGTCGAGCTATCGCGATCGCGCGCTGAAGAATGCAGCCACCCTGGAGCAGGAAGTGGCGAAGCGTCTGGCCAAGCCGCCGCGTTTGCTTCTCGACCTATGGCGGGCGATCGCCGCCGGCCAATCGGCCGAAGTCGAGCGATCGCTTCAATCTTCGCTCGCGCACTTTATGGAACTACGCGGCGACAAAATTGTGCCTGCCCAGCGGCTGCCGCACAAGAAATGGAACGACCTTTTTTCTTTTATTGCTCTTCCAGAAAGTTTGTTTTACCTGGCCGCGCGGCATCGCGGCTTACATTTGTCGCCTCTGCCTACGCGGTTCGCCGACATGCTCGTCACCCCCGAAACGACTCGGGTAACGTGA
- a CDS encoding DUF5615 family PIN-like protein — translation MNLLFDQNLSRRLVALLAAEYPGSEHVSGAGLLGADDIAVWRYAAGKGLVVVSKDSDFRRMAVVHVRRRKRSGSGSAIARQPTSSICFAIGRPT, via the coding sequence ATGAACCTTCTGTTCGATCAGAATTTGTCGCGACGATTGGTCGCGTTATTGGCGGCGGAATATCCTGGATCCGAGCACGTCAGCGGCGCCGGCCTGCTCGGCGCCGACGACATAGCCGTCTGGCGGTACGCCGCCGGCAAGGGTCTGGTGGTCGTCTCGAAGGATTCCGATTTCCGGCGCATGGCGGTCGTGCATGTCCGCCGCCGAAAGCGATCTGGCTCCGGGTCGGCAATAGCCCGACAGCCGACATCGTCGATCTGCTTCGCGATCGGTCGGCCGACGTGA
- a CDS encoding DUF433 domain-containing protein produces the protein MNGQWQSRITVDPGKRSGQPCIRGMRMTVQDVLEYLAGGMTAAEVLADFPELTAEDVQACLAFAADRERRVRA, from the coding sequence ATGAATGGCCAATGGCAATCACGCATCACCGTCGATCCGGGCAAGAGGAGCGGCCAACCGTGCATCCGCGGCATGCGCATGACCGTGCAGGACGTGCTGGAATACCTGGCGGGAGGCATGACGGCCGCGGAAGTCCTCGCCGACTTTCCTGAGCTGACCGCGGAAGATGTTCAGGCCTGCCTCGCCTTCGCAGCCGACCGCGAGCGGCGCGTGCGCGCATGA